The following nucleotide sequence is from Solanum dulcamara chromosome 7, daSolDulc1.2, whole genome shotgun sequence.
TCTGGAAGAACTCCATATTTTTTCCACACCTTGAAAAACTCACGATGTGATGAATTAGCTGCCTCGATATCGCCAACTAGAACCTGAAACCAAAAGAATCAAGTTGGTTACCACTTAACAGTTCCTTAGGGTTATTGCTTACGTATGTACAAGAACAGTAGTATGTAAAAGAAAAAGGATATGCAGAAGAGGACTAAATGTCCTCATTCTTGACAAAAAACTATATCAGTTTCAGGAAGAACTTAGAAGCTACAAATTTCCTTCTTACCTGAAGACCAGGCCAGAATGCTTGAAGACTTGTGAGCTGCCAGTACGTTGCTACTCCTGTTCTCATGTCAGCTTCATGATACCTACATTAAATTAAATGTTCTGATCTTGGTCTGTCTGCTAAATTCCAGGACAAAACTAATACACCATATATAATTCTCAACAGTAGATTTAGTGAAGCACAGAGTAGAATAGAAGCACTTCAGGGAGGAGATAGATAAGAATAAAGGAGATGGTTCCAGAACTTTCTATTCCTGTTCTTGGCAATTGCCAGTTTGCCACAAGCAGAAATGGGATTACCGATATCCGAGGCACCAAGAATCAGTTTAACTGCTAAATATGATGGCTATacatacaaaaataaagaatctaaaattcaaaataaggtGTGATTATAGTACCATGGGCCGTGTCTAAAATATTTCTGCACACCTATGTAAGCAGATTGAAACATCTTCCAAATTTCATCTCTTCCAAAAAGAACGTAAGCTTTCATTAGATATTCATAGAAAGAATCCACACCTAAAAACagcaaataaaaaaagaagaaatgaaaTATCAAGAGACTGCATGTTGTGAAGAGAAACAGACAATCAAGGAAGGGCGGGGACATTATTTTTTCTAGGCAAATGAGAACCATGGAATCAGAAAACATCTAGACAAAGTATACGCGattaaatgaagaaaatggTTGTAGAGAAGTCTCCTAAAAGTGCTCTATCTACAGAAACATACCAGCTCCAATTCcagaagaaaattcaatccagtCTCCAGTTGCTACATCTAACGTAGTTCCTAGAAGATTTAGAGAACTCCGCATGCTCCATAACTTACGAAGAGCACGCAAAGCTGCCGTCTCAAATCTTGTATCACCAGTTAAGCGAGATAATGAACCCATTTCAAGGATTAGAGAACCTGATTACATGAAAAAATAATCCACATAATATTTGATAAGACTTCATTGAAGGCTATTGAAATCTATTTGATGGCAGCTATCAAAGTTCAAGGAAATAGATAAAGAGGTAAGGTAGGAAAGAAGAAGTAATTTACCGCATCCAGATGTGCTCGTTTCTGTTGTCTCGTCCGCAATTACACCATGCTGTCAGATTTTGCATTTAATGAGTCATAAATTCCTCTTCCAAAGATGCCAATGCAACATATGACCCTACTGATACTACCAGAAACAGGTTCTACATGGTATGCAAAAACTGATGCTGCATACCAGTAGTGCAATTCATGGACTGAGCAGTGGCATGTGGGTTTCGAAATAAACTATTCTAAAACAAATTAGGCACAAGAAAAAATTTCCCATAAATCAAGAGAATTTTATTCTCATATTTCTGTCAGTGTAGCAATATATTAACAGGGacaaggaaaaagaaaatcaaaactTGACTGCATATTTGAAGTAAGTTCttatttcaaatattgaagggATTATGCAGGCAACAGCAACTCAAGTCAATAGCGTAAATAGTCCCACCAAGCTAATGGGCTAAGTTTATTAACTGGTTCTCAGCCCTGCAAGAATTTGGCTATCAGGATATCTCCTAGCACATCATGAGCTGATCTAAAGTTGGAACACAAATTTCAAAACAGGAGTTTTTATCATGAAAATTATAACTTCGATAGCATCACACACAACTGACATCTGGCAGGAACTAAACTGAAGTTGATTTGGATGCCAGAATAATAAAGAACTTTGAGTTACAGGATAAATAAACACATCTAGAAGCTAATTAACTcaattaagaaattataaaattaagtaACTTGACTAAGAACTTGTCCAAACTCCAGTCGCTGACCTATTAGAAACAGTAAATTTACACAAAAGGTTGGTTTTCTTTCTCCGACCAAAGGTTGCATGTTTCGTTTTCCAATAAAAGGTCGCCTTCATTATGCTCATAATTGTAGTTGGTTAAGATGCCAAACATGATAATTGAAGCGTACATTTTGTACTATTCATTCCTGATAAGACAGCAGTCATGATATAGAATATCTTGCTAAAATAGCAATCTACTACGTTATCTCTTGACCTTCCTTTCCAGTAAAAGCATAGACTAACTTGTTAACCTGAAGAAGTATCTCTTTGACTGAATATAGTTCCATCAAACATTTAATTCCTTGCTTTCTATTTCTGTTGTCCGGGATTACCTCCCAGTGAGGAGATTATCTTGCATACATTGTGATCAAAATCACTTCCCATGAACATAGCAGCAAAATTGATGATACGTACCTTTAAGTTGATCCAAGCATAAGGTAATCCGGTTGGGGTATTGAAAGCTGGCAGAATGCGTCGCCCCAAATCCTCAGCCAGGTCAAGGAGTTGATTCTTATAAATTCCTTGAACCAACCTGTTTGTAGAATCAGTGGCAAGAATATGAGCCGAAACAAGTCCTCCAAGAACTCTTATGTTGCACTACAATTGGTGATcaggaaaaaagaaaattattaattGAATTGAATAAAATGTGACCCAAAAATAAGACCTTCCTCGATTGAGTGCTGGGAAATCCTACCTAAATGTAGTCATTAGAAGCATTTATTGAGAGAAAAGTTTGACGATGAACAAAGGCAAACACAATCACTCAATTAGACCATTCACAGAAATGTAAATGTGACAATGTATATATTACCTCAAATAGATTTACCCTtgcatcaacatcaaatgataGATTTTCAGATAGCCAAATAATACCCTTCTCAAACTCAGTGTAGTTACCCAAGATTACGAggctggaaaaaaaaaaggtaaaaagataaagtgaaaaataaacatagtaTATAATTGGTTCTGAGTTGCAAGAAGAACAACAAATGTAACCCACCTGGACAACGATTCAATCAGCGTAAGAGCTGACCCATTGTACTGCTGTGGCAGATGTTCGAGCTAAAATAAGGCAACACGTGGTAAAACCATTATACAAAGATAACAAGACCTGTTTTCTTCAATGATGATTCTTCTAAATTAAGACATAGTTAGTTACCTTCAAATTTCCAAGTTCACTTAGAGAATCTGTGAAGGTTTTGGTCAGAGGTTTCAACTCATCATGCtgcaataaaagaaaaaaattagacaGCAAAAGGgaaacacctttgagttggtattATCTGAAGCTTTATTCAATAGTAGAAGATGGAATGACAAATagacaaaaaaaacaaaaacaaattcaGAGTTGTCTCACCGGAAAAGCATACATCATGTAGTTATCATAAGCATGGTAAAACCTGCCACAGAGCAGAAAATTCCCTTAATAATCTCATTTTGCAAAAAGATAATCTCATTCAATTCATTTCCAAATGTCATCACCATCTACTCATAATTCACACGGAAATAAAGAAAGAACAATGTTCCTAGTACCTTTCCCCTCTTATCAGGGGCAAAGGCGGAGCCAGGAATTGTGGAGGGGTTCATCttcagcaaaaaaaaaaaaaattaaactgttatacatggttaaaaaaTATAGATGTTCAATCCCTTGGACTTCTTCCCATTTTGAACTCCCCTAGTAAAATCCTGACTCCGCCTCAAAGTTTATCATAAAGGAGAAATGTGAAGGAAATTAAAGTTCAagacaaaaatattcatgaacagcgttttcaagtttattttgcatacattttcaaaaaatgaatgaaaaaagTTAGGGATTGGGACAAGTTTAGCTTACATCTTGCGAACTCTATCGCTCATGCGCTTCCTTTTAGCTGCCAAAAGATTGTTGGAGTGGAGGTCTGGTAAACAGATGATAAAAATGGTGGGAGAGATTACAAGATATAGCAGAATCCATTTCACAACACTTGCTTGAAACATTTTTTTTGATGAGATATGAAAGAAAACTAATGGAGGGaaaattggagaagaagaagaagaggggaaTAGAGAAGCGAGGGGGTTGAAGCTTGATGAATGTTGGATTAGGGATCAAATCTGAGCTGTGTTCAATGTCCAAGTCAGCATCCATTCGGTGGACAAACCAATCATAACCCGACGTATCACCCATTCATTTTGTTTCCTTTCTCGTCGAATCCAAATAATTTCTACACAGTCAAACTCTTGTCTAATTACTCTTATGTCTCAAATTCTAACTCTCATGTGGTGGATGGTTTCGCCATAAAAATCGTCGGTTGTTTGTTCATTAATAATTATGATTGAGATAAGTGGTATAGTAATTTAGAGATAAAGTAggtaaatgataaaaatatttctttaaattttttttatttatcaatttttatattcataaaggatatttttataaacaaataatttattcttaaaatttatataatgcatattattttgaatgcaaCAAACCAAatactcaataaaaaataattctatcaCACTTTATCCATCATAACTAATCTTATCATAATTGTTTTTCAAACCAAACGATCCCACTTTATCGTCATTGGTTTTTACatgttttttaattaaaaaattataaattaagtcAAAGTTTTAACTAGTTTATCTTTTAATGATATATGAATAATGATTCTTCTGTTCCATATTAGTTATTCaccttattatatatataatatatagtagtCTTAAAACTAAGATATAATCAATTAAATTCTTCTCATTTTACTcatacaattaatttattttttgtaaatgtAAATAAGTTTGTAAAgttttaaaaaactaaaattcaAGTTGTGCTTCTTATTTGTGATTCATAAGGGGCATGGGAGAGTAGACAACTAATATGAGATGAAAAGATTATGATATTTACTCCATAATTGAGGCATTTGTATTCTTCAAGAACATttaatattaaggataaaatggaaaaataacattttatttACTCCATAATTGAGGCATTAGTTTTTGCCAGTTTTGTTTTCATAACCAATGGTTTAACTATAATTTAAGGCATATAATTTATGCTTAAACCCACTTCGATATAAATTAGGATCATCaacataatttataatttgaaatgtGCTCTTAATTGAACAAGGCGAGCAACAACCTTGCAAAATCAAATTGCAAGTTGATAACAAAGCACATGTGACCATAATATAGATGGAtctattaaaatcatataatagtAAACGGTCTACATGGCAGGTGAATGGGCTCATATTCACCTTTTTATAGATTTCACAATTCAGGAGATACAATCTCAATCTTAGCTGGTATACTTATTATTTTATCACGAGAACAAACAACACTAGGAAATTCTTTGaagaatttatcattttttcaatatatatatatatataaccagACGAATTCTCAATTATTTTCGCATCATATTTGAACCAGGATGGTCAACGATCATGCCAACTGATATTTATCGCAGTAAacttttgatttaattttgcAAGTGATTTCATCATCATATCCATGTTTATGTACCACAGACAACATAAAAATGGATGAtatttcatataaatatttataacccACTTTTGATTGTAGCAATATGAAGATCTTAAATCTTCTCATATTTTAgtctcaataaaaaaaaatctttttgacaATTTCGTTGAAACTTAAATAGTTTCTTTCAAGACTTACtataatttcaatatcataaacaattttatttctttggGTAGTAGCACATTAGCTCACCAAAGGTCACAATTAACTTTGGATACTACCACATATTTCATAATATTATCCGTGTGGTGAACATCTCTTCAAGGAGAGATTTATATCATCATTGTCAGGGTCAAAATCAtttcaagtaaaacatggcCCTAACATTATAGGTAAgaagtttttcttctttttttttcttttggtaattcataataaaatataccACAATATTTGTGATGTACTAAAAGTACTTGATCAATGATcatttatatcaattttttttcaaacatcCCGTATATGTGAGTTCTGACATTTATTCAATGAGCATGTCATtaatcataattttcatcatcttTTGACA
It contains:
- the LOC129894932 gene encoding alpha-mannosidase I MNS5 isoform X2, which codes for MFQASVVKWILLYLVISPTIFIICLPDLHSNNLLAAKRKRMSDRVRKMFYHAYDNYMMYAFPHDELKPLTKTFTDSLSELGNLKLEHLPQQYNGSALTLIESLSSLVILGNYTEFEKGIIWLSENLSFDVDARVNLFECNIRVLGGLVSAHILATDSTNRLVQGIYKNQLLDLAEDLGRRILPAFNTPTGLPYAWINLKHGVIADETTETSTSGCGSLILEMGSLSRLTGDTRFETAALRALRKLWSMRSSLNLLGTTLDVATGDWIEFSSGIGAGVDSFYEYLMKAYVLFGRDEIWKMFQSAYIGVQKYFRHGPWYHEADMRTGVATYWQLTSLQAFWPGLQVLVGDIEAANSSHREFFKVWKKYGVLPERYLLDHQMLHPTEKYYPLRPELAESTFYLYQATKDPWYMEVGESIMNSLNAHTRVKGGFASIRDVTTMQLEDHQHSFFLAETCKYLYLLFDDSFLLNQNYIFTTEGHPLPVSGNWHEKLPEAYNLSNGSSIK
- the LOC129894932 gene encoding alpha-mannosidase I MNS5 isoform X1; the encoded protein is MFQASVVKWILLYLVISPTIFIICLPDLHSNNLLAAKRKRMSDRVRKMFYHAYDNYMMYAFPHDELKPLTKTFTDSLSELGNLKLEHLPQQYNGSALTLIESLSSLVILGNYTEFEKGIIWLSENLSFDVDARVNLFECNIRVLGGLVSAHILATDSTNRLVQGIYKNQLLDLAEDLGRRILPAFNTPTGLPYAWINLKHGVIADETTETSTSGCGSLILEMGSLSRLTGDTRFETAALRALRKLWSMRSSLNLLGTTLDVATGDWIEFSSGIGAGVDSFYEYLMKAYVLFGRDEIWKMFQSAYIGVQKYFRHGPWYHEADMRTGVATYWQLTSLQAFWPGLQVLVGDIEAANSSHREFFKVWKKYGVLPERYLLDHQMLHPTEKYYPLRPELAESTFYLYQATKDPWYMEVGESIMNSLNAHTRVKGGFASIRDVTTMQLEDHQHSFFLAETCKYLYLLFDDSFLLNQNYIFTTEGHPLPVSGNWHEKLPEAYNLSNGSSIKNGKQRKRTSAMSLQVCPASMIHHEPNARRLESACHIPDTGDDHRCFSEDDCGVDANTCRRRSCSMAGYCGLWSLI